A single window of Hyla sarda isolate aHylSar1 chromosome 2, aHylSar1.hap1, whole genome shotgun sequence DNA harbors:
- the LOC130357347 gene encoding DNA damage-regulated autophagy modulator protein 1-like has protein sequence MEIQGLGFLPILWVTWNLLGLSTLVTLTIALGHSRQPFISDTAVGYPEWIIYKVVFFGAPIIGVAVTYLQHRFMFLRSEPSAKHFRIYQKILFTLGCIMCIGTALNAVFTMGNNPTIHRISSGMAFICAAIYNVCQAGFLYKRSYSSRIVCHIRLASTLVTSVVLLLFSVGQVSFYTDLCTGHCEEIMYVPVMVAEYLGFCGVTLYHVTHYTDLQHLSVKISRNDINVSLRTKIPDPEQNHPVE, from the coding sequence ATGGAGATCCAGGGATTAGGGTTCTTGCCTATCCTTTGGGTCACATGGAACCTTTTGGGCCTCAGCACTCTTGTCACCTTGACCATCGCCCTAGGACATAGCAGACAGCCGTTTATCAGTGACACGGCTGTAGGATATCCTGAGTGGATAATATATAAGGTTGTGTTCTTTGGTGCACCCATCATAGGAGTTGCCGTCACCTACCTGCAGCACCGATTTATGTTCCTGCGCTCTGAACCATCTGCGAAGCATTTTAGGATTTACCAGAAGATCTTGTTTACCTTAGGATGCATCATGTGCATAGGAACAGCCCTGAATGCCGTATTTACTATGGGGAACAATCCTACAATACACAGGATCAGCTCAGGTATGGCATTTATTTGTGCagccatatataatgtgtgccaAGCTGGATTCCTATACAAAAGGTCATACAGCAGCCGGATTGTTTGCCATATAAGGCTGGCCTCCACCTTAGTGACTTCTGTGGTGCTGCTGCTCTTCAGTGTCGGTCAGGTCTCCTTCTATACGGATCTGTGCACCGGACACTGCGAGGAGATTATGTATGTCCCCGTCATGGTGGCTGAATACCTGGGATTCTGCGGCGTCACCTTATACCATGTGACCCACTATACAGATTTACAGCATTTGTCAGTAAAGATTTCCAGAAATGACATTAACGTCAGCCTGAGGACCAAGATACCGGACCCGGAACAGAACCATCCTGTAGAATAG